One part of the Mariniblastus fucicola genome encodes these proteins:
- a CDS encoding outer membrane protein assembly factor BamB family protein, which produces MTPKELLQKLESLGSIESKALRKIRIQVEDPERTVKTSAVLSYLVRKGQLTEEQARQIMQGETPSVSRRNTDELMVGVVEDDQPTKSAEVKRKPKPKRSNRTDRTREDVDAIVPVAAPIAEVEVDPLPGDEYVDEFNTYGSAEESGENKKPTFTGKIDKRDQWNSRWPYIGFGILGFLLMVGMFLWFTVSNMEPEAMYNNARDHYDNGSYQAAIKAYDEYIEAAPNHKFIKEAKARRVQSLLRDSYESKLWEETLIRAKEKLAEYAEDEDVDMDKIRDDLGVMLPRSLAELTTTMLKNTELAAMEGNLVKASGYKKDLVDNVFYVTSSSRKVPTNKKYIDKLENNIRTIEGYITKEKDYGSALSSIESLGEAGKTEEAFKTFQDLTRQYGDLAAREELRALMVKTSELESKLIQPAQVSISAVPDFAASAIEQTWVMGAIVGSPDEGLQGEVIPTLVDGSVLGFDAGTGEIAWRQFVGLGSSIQPQKMGEEHVLVSDVEHSDLLKLELATGQLVWRTPIGEKFFTPALTAEKLVITTASGKLLRLDPGSGELIGSAQLPQGANARCFISEQDPLIYQAGLKSNLYVIGTEDMECKEVFYLGHYSGSISVPPYMYNGHLIVLVNGGDYCDMFVLRPKENGMQLGPDPVQVIRRVANGPVTRHLRRYGRWLLAVSDDGQMVILEFNQGDEKTPISKFATESFESKEGQPSFIETDGSSLWVCGTGAAFYKVKRNLGKFDLKVLKHGTDSFVAPCLKLDDKLFHVRKRYGSGMVSASLVDANTLEQIWRNDFGGEVAGPVIDAGGKRFAVSNQGDLFEMPGDAQGNFIRQAAKASTVVESLQFSTTSDLGDGSWVSVGGAGSREFATIDATGSLKLTELAAPSDNPACEPITVDGQLIVANLNGQVAAIDPATGGMKGEAFLPPVAPGKDVKWIRPVQVSENQIAIATQVGEDSGATSSTLYLLNIEKGRSINSNGSLESTGNYVGSLASFGGAVFAADRVGDADAIVKTDSSAQEVARAALDGRVVSGPWAVSGGIMALLDSDQLVMLDDSLNQKWIRNVKNDRFACPPQEVSGQLVLVLQNGKVMFLDAASGDDVNVIDLGQPIVQAPTFADGKVFFSGMDGTVHVLNNGS; this is translated from the coding sequence ATGACTCCGAAGGAACTTCTACAAAAACTCGAAAGTCTGGGTTCGATCGAATCCAAAGCGCTGCGAAAAATTCGCATCCAGGTAGAAGACCCCGAACGCACGGTTAAAACCAGTGCTGTTCTGAGCTATCTCGTGCGTAAAGGTCAATTGACCGAAGAGCAGGCGCGGCAGATCATGCAGGGGGAAACACCCTCTGTCAGCCGCAGAAATACCGACGAGTTGATGGTTGGCGTCGTCGAAGATGACCAGCCGACCAAATCCGCGGAAGTCAAACGCAAACCGAAACCCAAGCGTTCGAATCGAACTGACAGGACTCGCGAAGACGTCGATGCCATCGTGCCTGTCGCCGCGCCGATCGCCGAAGTCGAAGTCGATCCGCTGCCTGGCGACGAGTACGTTGACGAATTCAACACGTATGGCTCGGCGGAGGAAAGTGGCGAAAACAAGAAACCCACTTTCACCGGAAAGATCGACAAACGCGACCAGTGGAACAGTCGCTGGCCCTACATCGGGTTTGGCATTCTGGGCTTTTTGTTGATGGTCGGCATGTTCCTGTGGTTCACTGTTAGCAACATGGAACCAGAGGCGATGTACAACAACGCCAGGGATCACTACGACAACGGATCCTATCAGGCGGCGATCAAGGCCTACGATGAGTACATCGAAGCGGCTCCCAACCACAAGTTCATCAAGGAAGCCAAAGCGCGGCGGGTTCAAAGTCTGCTGCGTGATTCTTATGAGTCGAAACTGTGGGAAGAGACGCTGATTCGAGCCAAAGAGAAACTGGCCGAGTACGCTGAAGACGAAGACGTGGACATGGACAAGATCCGCGATGACCTTGGAGTGATGTTGCCTCGTTCGCTCGCCGAACTGACGACAACAATGCTGAAGAACACTGAGCTTGCAGCGATGGAAGGCAACCTCGTGAAAGCATCGGGATACAAGAAAGATCTGGTCGACAACGTTTTCTACGTGACGTCATCGTCCCGAAAAGTTCCGACGAACAAGAAGTACATCGACAAGCTTGAAAACAACATTCGCACGATCGAAGGCTACATCACGAAAGAGAAAGACTACGGCAGTGCGTTGTCTTCGATCGAGTCGCTTGGCGAAGCAGGCAAAACGGAAGAAGCGTTCAAGACGTTTCAGGATCTGACGCGGCAATACGGTGACCTTGCCGCACGCGAAGAGTTGCGTGCGTTGATGGTAAAAACCAGCGAGCTCGAGTCGAAATTGATCCAGCCAGCACAGGTTTCGATTAGCGCTGTGCCCGATTTTGCAGCTTCTGCGATTGAGCAAACCTGGGTGATGGGCGCCATCGTTGGTAGTCCTGACGAAGGCTTGCAAGGCGAAGTCATCCCGACGTTGGTCGATGGATCCGTGTTGGGCTTTGATGCCGGCACGGGTGAAATCGCGTGGCGTCAGTTCGTGGGCTTGGGCTCATCGATCCAGCCGCAGAAGATGGGCGAAGAGCATGTGCTTGTCTCTGACGTCGAACATAGCGATCTGCTGAAACTGGAATTGGCAACGGGTCAGCTTGTATGGCGGACGCCGATTGGCGAAAAGTTCTTCACGCCAGCGTTGACGGCTGAGAAACTGGTGATCACAACGGCCAGCGGAAAGCTGCTACGTCTTGATCCGGGTTCAGGAGAGCTGATCGGTTCAGCCCAACTGCCTCAGGGAGCCAACGCGCGTTGCTTTATCAGTGAGCAGGACCCGTTGATCTATCAGGCTGGACTGAAATCGAATCTGTATGTCATCGGCACCGAAGACATGGAGTGCAAAGAGGTGTTTTACCTTGGGCACTACAGCGGAAGTATTTCTGTGCCGCCTTATATGTACAACGGCCACCTGATCGTACTGGTCAACGGCGGCGACTACTGTGACATGTTTGTGCTGCGTCCAAAAGAAAACGGCATGCAGCTTGGACCGGATCCGGTTCAGGTAATTCGTCGCGTTGCCAATGGCCCGGTGACTCGTCACCTGCGGCGCTACGGTCGCTGGTTGCTGGCCGTCAGCGACGACGGCCAGATGGTGATCCTGGAATTCAATCAGGGCGACGAAAAGACTCCGATCAGCAAGTTCGCGACGGAGAGTTTTGAAAGTAAAGAAGGCCAGCCTTCCTTTATCGAAACCGATGGCAGTAGCCTGTGGGTTTGCGGTACTGGGGCTGCGTTCTATAAAGTCAAACGGAACCTTGGAAAGTTCGACCTGAAAGTTCTGAAGCACGGAACGGATTCGTTCGTCGCACCGTGTTTGAAGCTTGATGACAAGCTGTTCCACGTTCGCAAGCGATACGGTTCCGGGATGGTTTCGGCTTCTTTGGTTGACGCGAATACGCTTGAGCAGATTTGGCGGAATGATTTTGGTGGCGAAGTCGCCGGACCAGTCATCGACGCCGGCGGAAAGCGATTTGCAGTTTCCAATCAGGGTGACCTTTTCGAAATGCCAGGTGATGCTCAGGGCAATTTCATTCGTCAGGCGGCCAAGGCCAGCACGGTGGTTGAGAGCCTTCAGTTTTCGACGACTTCGGATCTTGGAGACGGTTCGTGGGTCAGTGTCGGCGGTGCCGGATCACGAGAGTTCGCTACGATTGATGCGACTGGTTCGCTGAAATTGACCGAACTGGCAGCTCCTTCAGACAATCCGGCTTGCGAGCCGATCACCGTTGATGGGCAGTTGATTGTGGCCAACCTGAATGGTCAAGTCGCTGCGATTGACCCAGCCACTGGTGGCATGAAGGGCGAGGCCTTTCTTCCGCCGGTTGCTCCCGGGAAAGACGTGAAGTGGATTCGTCCGGTTCAGGTTTCCGAAAACCAGATCGCAATCGCGACTCAGGTTGGTGAAGACAGCGGTGCAACGTCGAGCACGCTTTACCTTCTCAACATCGAAAAAGGTCGCTCGATCAACAGCAACGGTTCGCTTGAGTCAACTGGAAACTATGTTGGCAGTCTGGCATCGTTTGGCGGTGCCGTGTTTGCGGCAGATCGAGTCGGCGATGCGGATGCGATCGTGAAAACAGACAGCTCAGCCCAGGAAGTTGCCCGAGCGGCGCTGGATGGTCGAGTTGTTAGCGGCCCGTGGGCCGTCAGCGGTGGCATCATGGCTTTGCTCGACAGCGATCAGCTGGTGATGCTTGACGATTCGTTGAACCAGAAGTGGATTCGAAACGTAAAGAATGATCGATTCGCTTGCCCGCCGCAGGAAGTTTCCGGGCAGCTCGTGCTGGTTCTGCAAAACGGAAAAGTAATGTTCCTCGATGCGGCTTCTGGTGATGACGTCAATGTTATTGACCTTGGCCAACCGATCGTCCAAGCACCAACATTTGCGGACGGGAAGGTTTTCTTCTCCGGCATGGACGGTACGGTTCACGTGCTGAACAACGGTTCTTAG